From Vicingaceae bacterium, the proteins below share one genomic window:
- the tpiA gene encoding triosephosphate isomerase: MKKYLFANWKENHDLSSAILYCRAWEEYIQKYQKKEVESCLFPPFPFIGLLKEKFPSLTFGAQNVSHFEKGAYTGEVSAGMLKSCGVEYVIVGHSERRQIFGENSGLLKNKIQLSLQNQLIPVYCIGESLEQRENGKHLDVVKNQIEEVLENIETAFLIIAYEPVWAIGTGKTANTDQIREMHEFIYRIIEKNFGHQWPVLYGGSVNQHNIAEILSVPCVDGALVGSASLQVTGFIEMYKQL, encoded by the coding sequence ATGAAAAAATATTTATTTGCCAATTGGAAAGAAAATCACGATTTATCATCTGCCATATTGTATTGCAGGGCATGGGAAGAGTATATTCAAAAATATCAAAAAAAAGAAGTGGAATCTTGCCTTTTTCCACCATTTCCTTTTATCGGTCTTTTAAAAGAAAAGTTTCCATCTTTAACATTTGGAGCTCAAAATGTTTCTCATTTTGAAAAAGGGGCATATACCGGAGAAGTATCTGCCGGTATGTTGAAATCATGTGGGGTTGAATATGTTATTGTTGGACACAGTGAGCGCAGACAGATATTCGGTGAAAATTCCGGTTTGTTGAAAAATAAAATTCAACTGAGTTTGCAAAACCAATTGATACCTGTCTATTGTATTGGTGAAAGTTTGGAGCAAAGAGAAAATGGGAAACATTTGGATGTAGTCAAAAATCAAATAGAAGAGGTGCTTGAAAATATAGAAACTGCCTTTTTAATTATTGCATACGAGCCGGTATGGGCTATAGGAACCGGAAAGACAGCCAACACCGATCAAATTAGAGAAATGCATGAGTTTATTTATCGTATTATCGAAAAAAATTTTGGTCATCAATGGCCGGTCTTGTATGGTGGAAGTGTAAATCAACATAATATTGCCGAAATATTGTCAGTGCCTTGTGTTGATGGTGCATTGGTCGGGTCGGCCTCGCTTCAGGTAACCGGATTTATCGAGATGTATAAACAACTATAA
- the prmA gene encoding ribosomal protein L11 methyltransferase yields the protein MPENYLKIIVDKESIVNEANFWEIIESGPFEGSLEQDSFIEIYISSHAENCEYWLQELKNIVVSISVETFENKNWNEIWEKSFQPVEINNLVIRSTFHPARKDKQEIIIEPRMAFGTGHHATTALMCELMEEIDFKNKKVLDLGTGTGILAFWARKLGSRDIVAVDNDPVAIENSCHNARLNSMEDITFIISDRPDHLEGIWDVVLANIHKNFLLQYGAIIFEKLIRGGYLLTSGFYENDFTEIYEIYKKSGFHTLKTKVKNQWMCVLWQKK from the coding sequence ATGCCAGAGAATTACTTGAAAATTATTGTTGATAAAGAAAGCATCGTTAATGAAGCTAATTTTTGGGAAATAATTGAAAGTGGACCATTTGAAGGAAGTTTGGAACAGGATTCTTTTATAGAAATTTATATATCGTCTCATGCAGAAAATTGCGAATATTGGTTGCAAGAATTGAAAAATATTGTTGTGTCTATTTCAGTAGAAACATTTGAAAATAAAAACTGGAATGAAATTTGGGAAAAATCATTTCAACCTGTCGAAATTAACAATTTGGTGATTAGATCAACATTCCATCCGGCAAGAAAAGACAAACAAGAAATTATCATCGAGCCACGAATGGCTTTTGGTACCGGCCATCATGCAACAACGGCATTGATGTGTGAATTGATGGAAGAAATAGATTTTAAAAATAAAAAAGTATTGGATCTTGGCACCGGAACAGGCATATTGGCATTTTGGGCAAGAAAACTGGGCTCTCGAGATATTGTGGCAGTTGATAACGATCCGGTTGCCATCGAAAATTCATGCCATAATGCAAGATTAAATAGCATGGAGGACATAACGTTTATCATATCCGACAGGCCTGATCATTTAGAAGGAATCTGGGACGTAGTATTGGCTAATATACATAAAAATTTTTTATTGCAATATGGAGCAATTATCTTTGAAAAGTTGATTCGTGGCGGATATTTATTGACCAGTGGATTTTATGAAAATGATTTTACAGAAATTTACGAAATTTACAAGAAATCAGGATTTCACACGTTGAAAACTAAAGTTAAAAATCAATGGATGTGCGTTTTATGGCAAAAAAAATAG
- the plsY gene encoding glycerol-3-phosphate acyltransferase, with product MSMWDIILPVWAYVLGSIPSAVWIGKIFYNIDVRNFGSGNAGATNTLRVLGKKAALAVLFVDVIKGLFAARLAYLHPDLISGSSEFMLHMILYGSLAVAGHIFPVFAGFKGGKGIATLLGIMITIHPNVVLIGVVIFIITVLITRYVSLGSILASFSFPVYVILIEHAQNKPLSVFSLIVPIVVLITHQKNIQRLLDGSENKIFSHSNEEVEDEEMIVTS from the coding sequence ATGAGTATGTGGGATATAATTTTACCTGTTTGGGCTTATGTGTTGGGATCTATTCCATCAGCCGTATGGATCGGGAAAATCTTTTATAACATCGATGTGAGAAACTTCGGAAGTGGCAATGCCGGGGCTACCAATACATTAAGAGTGTTGGGCAAGAAAGCCGCATTGGCAGTTTTGTTTGTAGATGTCATTAAAGGATTGTTTGCGGCTCGTCTTGCTTATCTTCATCCTGATCTGATTTCCGGTTCTTCTGAATTTATGCTTCATATGATTTTGTATGGATCTTTGGCAGTGGCCGGCCATATTTTCCCTGTATTTGCAGGATTTAAAGGAGGTAAAGGCATTGCCACTCTTTTAGGAATTATGATTACGATTCACCCAAATGTTGTTTTGATAGGAGTGGTAATTTTTATAATCACGGTTTTGATTACAAGGTATGTTTCCCTGGGATCGATACTGGCATCTTTTTCCTTCCCGGTATATGTTATTTTAATTGAACATGCCCAAAACAAACCTTTAAGTGTTTTTTCTTTAATTGTGCCAATTGTTGTGTTGATTACCCACCAAAAAAATATTCAACGTTTGCTTGATGGCTCTGAAAATAAGATTTTTAGCCATTCAAATGAAGAAGTTGAGGATGAAGAAATGATTGTTACTTCTTGA